From the Streptomyces pluripotens genome, one window contains:
- a CDS encoding PLP-dependent cysteine synthase family protein, whose product MRYDSPLAAVGNTPLVRLPRLSLSADVRIWAKLEDRNPTGSVKDRPALHMIEQAEKDGRLTPGCTILEPTSGNTGISLAMAAKLKGYRMVCVMPENTSQERRDLLGMWGAEIISSPAAGGSNTAVRVAKELAAEHPDWVMLYQYGNPDNAGAHYATTGPEILADLPSITHFVAGLGTTGTLMGVGRYLREHKPDVKIVAAEPRYDDLVYGLRNLDEGFVPELYDASVLTTRFSVGSADAVTRTRELLQQEGIFAGVSTGAALHAAIGVGRKAVKAGESADIVFIVADGGWKYLSTGVYTAATTEDAIETLQGQLWA is encoded by the coding sequence ATGCGCTACGACTCCCCACTGGCCGCGGTGGGCAACACGCCCCTGGTACGCCTGCCGCGGCTGTCGCTGTCCGCCGACGTCCGCATCTGGGCCAAGTTGGAGGACCGCAATCCGACCGGGTCGGTCAAGGACCGTCCCGCTCTGCACATGATCGAGCAGGCGGAGAAGGACGGCCGGCTGACCCCGGGCTGCACGATCCTGGAGCCCACCTCCGGCAACACCGGCATCTCCCTGGCCATGGCGGCCAAGCTCAAGGGCTACCGCATGGTGTGCGTGATGCCGGAGAACACCTCTCAAGAGCGCCGGGACCTGCTGGGCATGTGGGGCGCGGAGATCATCTCCTCCCCGGCCGCGGGCGGCTCCAACACGGCCGTCCGCGTCGCCAAGGAACTGGCCGCCGAGCACCCCGACTGGGTGATGCTCTACCAGTACGGCAACCCGGACAACGCGGGCGCCCACTACGCCACGACCGGCCCGGAGATCCTCGCCGACCTGCCGTCGATCACGCACTTCGTGGCGGGCCTCGGCACCACCGGCACGCTCATGGGGGTCGGCCGCTACCTGCGCGAGCACAAGCCGGACGTGAAGATCGTCGCCGCCGAGCCGCGCTACGACGACCTGGTGTACGGCCTGCGCAACCTCGACGAGGGTTTCGTGCCCGAGCTGTACGACGCCTCCGTCCTCACCACCCGCTTCTCGGTCGGCTCCGCCGACGCGGTCACCCGCACCCGTGAACTCCTCCAGCAGGAGGGGATTTTCGCGGGTGTCTCCACCGGGGCCGCGCTGCACGCGGCGATCGGGGTCGGCCGCAAGGCGGTGAAGGCGGGGGAGAGCGCCGACATCGTCTTCATCGTGGCCGACGGTGGCTGGAAGTACCTCTCCACCGGCGTCTACACGGCGGCCACGACGGAGGACGCCATTGAGACGCTCCAGGGTCAGCTCTGGGCCTAG
- a CDS encoding MoaD/ThiS family protein: MAIEVRIPTILRQYTDGRKAVEGTGETLAELFADLETRHAGIQARIVDGAQLRRFVNVYLNDEDVRFLDGISTKLSDGDNVTILPAVAGGMA; encoded by the coding sequence ATGGCCATCGAGGTCCGCATCCCCACCATCCTCCGCCAGTACACCGACGGCCGGAAGGCGGTCGAAGGCACCGGGGAGACCCTCGCCGAGCTGTTCGCCGACCTCGAAACCCGGCACGCGGGCATCCAGGCCCGCATCGTGGACGGTGCGCAACTGCGCCGTTTCGTCAACGTCTACCTCAACGACGAGGACGTCCGCTTCCTGGACGGCATCAGCACCAAGCTGTCCGACGGCGACAACGTGACGATCCTGCCGGCCGTGGCCGGCGGTATGGCCTGA
- a CDS encoding putative leader peptide: protein MVQYDVSEKTPGMLLVARLHVDLCRLNSAIC from the coding sequence ATGGTTCAGTACGACGTGAGCGAGAAGACGCCGGGCATGCTGCTCGTGGCGCGGCTGCACGTCGACCTGTGCAGGCTGAACAGCGCCATCTGTTGA
- a CDS encoding Mov34/MPN/PAD-1 family protein — MLTITQALYDQIVAHAREDHPDEACGVVAGPAGSGRPERFIPMLNAARSPTFYEFDSQDLLKLYRDMDDRDEEPVVIYHSHTATEAYPSRTDISYANEPGAHYVLVSTADADSAGEFQFRSFRIVAGEVAEEPVKVVEAY; from the coding sequence ATGCTGACCATCACCCAGGCCCTGTACGACCAGATCGTCGCCCACGCGCGCGAGGACCACCCCGACGAGGCGTGCGGCGTGGTGGCGGGCCCCGCGGGCTCCGGCCGCCCCGAGCGCTTCATCCCGATGCTCAACGCGGCTCGCTCGCCCACCTTCTACGAGTTCGACTCGCAAGACCTGCTCAAGCTGTACCGGGACATGGACGACCGCGACGAGGAGCCGGTGGTCATCTACCACTCCCACACCGCTACCGAGGCCTACCCCTCCCGCACCGACATCTCCTACGCCAACGAGCCCGGAGCCCACTACGTCCTGGTCTCCACGGCGGATGCCGACAGTGCTGGCGAGTTCCAGTTCCGCTCGTTCCGGATCGTGGCGGGTGAGGTCGCCGAGGAGCCGGTCAAGGTCGTGGAGGCCTACTGA
- a CDS encoding amino acid permease, with protein sequence MTSAQVDQQRDGNAAVRAEHGEGGEGYHRGLGSRQIQMIAIGGAIGTGLFLGAGKGISKAGPSLILAYAIAGLVIFLIMRALGELLMYRPVSGSFSEYAREFIGPFAGFVTGWTYWLFWVVTGITEVTAAAAYMTYWFDVPQWVSALVFTIVLYGANLISVKLFGELEFWFSMVKVTAIIGMILICAGILTLGFSDAGDTASVSHLWSDGGFFPHGVGSTLMTLQMVMFAFLAVELVGVTAGESKDPEKVLPRAINTVPWRIAVFYVGALIMILSVVPWTSFHPGVSPFVAAFQKMGLAAGAGIVNFVVLTAALSSCNSGMYSTGRMLRDLALNSQGPGLFTKLTRSGTPLVGTTFSAALMLVGVWINYQWPGKAFDYVVSFATISGMWAWIVILVCQIRYRAKADRGELPRSGFRAPGAPYTSVLALLFIGMVIVMMGIDKDARVSLYCAPLWAVILGVAYWALKRRNPEAAAFRKR encoded by the coding sequence ATGACCTCAGCGCAGGTCGACCAGCAGCGCGACGGCAATGCGGCCGTACGGGCGGAGCACGGCGAGGGCGGCGAGGGGTACCACCGCGGGCTCGGCTCCCGGCAGATCCAAATGATCGCCATCGGCGGTGCCATCGGCACCGGCCTGTTCCTCGGTGCGGGCAAGGGCATTTCCAAGGCGGGCCCCAGTCTGATTCTGGCGTACGCCATCGCGGGCCTCGTCATCTTCCTGATCATGCGGGCGCTCGGTGAACTGCTGATGTACCGCCCGGTGTCGGGTTCGTTCTCCGAGTACGCGCGCGAGTTCATCGGTCCCTTCGCGGGTTTCGTGACCGGGTGGACGTACTGGCTGTTCTGGGTGGTCACGGGCATCACCGAGGTGACCGCGGCGGCGGCCTACATGACCTACTGGTTCGACGTCCCGCAGTGGGTCTCGGCCCTGGTCTTCACGATCGTCCTCTACGGCGCCAACCTGATCTCCGTGAAGCTCTTCGGTGAGCTGGAGTTCTGGTTCTCCATGGTCAAGGTCACCGCGATCATCGGCATGATCCTGATCTGCGCCGGCATCCTGACCCTCGGCTTCTCCGACGCCGGCGACACCGCTTCGGTGAGCCACCTGTGGAGCGACGGCGGCTTCTTCCCGCACGGCGTCGGCAGCACCCTGATGACCTTGCAGATGGTGATGTTCGCCTTCCTCGCCGTCGAGCTGGTCGGTGTGACCGCGGGGGAGTCCAAGGACCCCGAGAAGGTACTGCCCAGGGCGATCAACACCGTTCCGTGGCGTATCGCCGTCTTCTACGTCGGCGCGCTGATCATGATCCTTTCGGTGGTGCCGTGGACGAGCTTCCACCCGGGCGTGAGTCCCTTCGTGGCGGCCTTCCAGAAGATGGGCCTGGCCGCGGGGGCGGGCATCGTCAACTTCGTGGTCCTCACGGCCGCGCTGTCTTCCTGCAACTCGGGCATGTACTCCACCGGGCGCATGCTGCGCGACCTCGCCCTCAACAGCCAGGGTCCGGGGCTCTTCACCAAGCTGACGCGCAGTGGTACCCCGCTTGTCGGTACGACGTTCTCCGCCGCGCTGATGCTGGTGGGCGTCTGGATCAACTACCAGTGGCCGGGCAAGGCGTTCGACTACGTGGTGTCCTTCGCGACCATCTCCGGCATGTGGGCCTGGATTGTCATCCTGGTCTGCCAGATCCGGTACCGGGCGAAGGCCGACCGCGGGGAACTGCCCCGCTCGGGCTTCCGCGCGCCGGGTGCCCCGTACACCAGCGTGTTGGCGCTGCTCTTCATCGGTATGGTGATCGTGATGATGGGTATCGACAAGGATGCCCGTGTCTCGCTGTACTGCGCGCCGCTGTGGGCGGTGATCCTCGGTGTCGCTTACTGGGCGCTGAAGCGCCGCAACCCTGAGGCTGCGGCCTTCCGCAAGCGCTGA
- a CDS encoding DUF2017 domain-containing protein, producing MPGHFEPLPGGGAAVALDDVEISIIRSLAVQLLELIGPGPGADAPDDPLAELFAEGPSEPPADPVLRRLFPDAYSDPGKAPGSPAEAEEWRAYSAEFRRYTENDLRAGKRENALAVIRTLDALAPVDEGGAVLKLSPEESRQWLGALNDLRLAIGSRLEITDENDTDLLYRLPDDDPRKPMVMAYLWLGGLQETLVTTFTP from the coding sequence ATGCCTGGACATTTCGAACCGCTTCCCGGCGGCGGCGCCGCCGTCGCCCTCGACGACGTTGAGATCTCCATCATCCGGTCGCTGGCCGTCCAGCTCCTGGAACTCATCGGTCCCGGCCCCGGCGCGGACGCCCCCGACGACCCGCTCGCCGAACTGTTCGCCGAGGGCCCGAGCGAGCCCCCCGCCGATCCGGTCCTGCGCCGGCTCTTCCCGGACGCCTACAGCGACCCGGGAAAGGCCCCGGGCTCGCCTGCCGAGGCCGAGGAGTGGCGTGCCTACTCCGCCGAGTTCCGCCGGTACACCGAGAACGACCTCAGGGCGGGCAAGCGGGAGAACGCGCTCGCCGTGATCCGCACCCTGGACGCGCTCGCACCGGTGGACGAGGGAGGGGCGGTGCTCAAGCTGTCCCCGGAGGAGTCGCGGCAGTGGCTCGGTGCCCTCAATGACCTCCGTCTGGCGATCGGCTCCCGGCTGGAGATCACCGACGAGAACGACACCGATCTGCTCTATCGACTCCCCGATGATGATCCGCGCAAGCCGATGGTCATGGCCTACCTCTGGCTGGGTGGGCTCCAGGAGACGCTCGTCACCACGTTCACGCCCTGA
- the clpS gene encoding ATP-dependent Clp protease adapter ClpS, translated as MGTVTSPAPLEIERTESAEEAFAVPEPDVPWITIVHNDPVNLMSYVTYVFQSYFGYPKDKATKLMLDVHHKGRAVVSSGTREEMERDVQAMHGYGLWATLQQDRK; from the coding sequence ATGGGCACTGTGACGTCACCCGCGCCCCTGGAGATCGAACGCACCGAGTCGGCGGAGGAGGCCTTCGCCGTACCCGAGCCCGACGTCCCTTGGATCACGATCGTCCACAATGACCCGGTTAACCTCATGAGCTATGTGACGTACGTCTTCCAGTCGTACTTCGGCTACCCCAAGGACAAGGCCACCAAGCTCATGCTCGACGTCCACCACAAGGGCCGGGCGGTCGTCTCCAGCGGTACGCGCGAGGAGATGGAACGCGACGTGCAGGCGATGCACGGCTACGGTCTGTGGGCCACCCTCCAGCAGGACCGGAAGTAG
- a CDS encoding nicotinate phosphoribosyltransferase produces MDVADLGLPVEVPSTALFTDQYELTMLQAALKAGTAERRSVFEVFTRRLPNGRRYGVLGGTGRVLDAVENFRFDADILGFLRDREIVDEATLTWLAGYRFSGDIWGYPEGEVYFPGSPVMRVEGSFAECVLLETVILSILNHDSAIAAAASRMASAAGGRPLIEMGARRTHELAAVATARAAYVGGFATTSDLAAGFRYGIPTVGTSAHAFTLLHDRERDAFQAQVNTLGRGTTLLVDTYDVATAVRTAVEVAGPELGAVRIDSGDLLLVAHRVRQQLDELGATRTKIIVTSDLDEYAIASLAAAPVDAYGVGTQLATGSGHPTAAMVYKLVARAGSSDPGALLVPVAKKSSGGKTSVGGRKWAARRLDADGVAEAEVVGTGAVPDRLAGRQLLVQLVKGGEVVAREPLDVPRNRHIAARANLPLSATQLSRGEPVIPTEYLHDGSGS; encoded by the coding sequence GTGGACGTAGCGGACCTTGGACTGCCGGTGGAAGTTCCCTCGACGGCGCTCTTCACGGACCAATACGAGCTGACGATGCTGCAGGCCGCTCTGAAGGCCGGTACGGCCGAACGGCGGAGCGTGTTCGAGGTCTTCACCCGGCGGCTGCCCAACGGCCGCCGTTACGGCGTGCTGGGCGGCACCGGGCGCGTCCTGGACGCGGTGGAGAACTTCCGCTTCGACGCGGACATCCTCGGTTTCCTGCGTGATCGGGAGATCGTCGACGAGGCGACCCTGACGTGGCTCGCCGGCTACCGCTTCAGCGGTGACATCTGGGGCTACCCCGAGGGCGAGGTGTACTTCCCGGGCTCTCCGGTCATGCGGGTCGAGGGCAGCTTCGCCGAGTGCGTGCTGCTGGAGACCGTGATCCTCTCCATCCTCAACCACGACTCCGCGATCGCCGCGGCCGCCTCCCGCATGGCCTCCGCCGCCGGTGGCCGCCCGCTGATCGAGATGGGTGCGCGCCGCACCCACGAACTGGCCGCCGTGGCCACCGCCCGGGCCGCGTACGTCGGCGGCTTCGCGACCACGTCCGACCTGGCGGCCGGCTTCCGCTACGGCATCCCGACCGTCGGCACCTCCGCGCACGCCTTCACCCTGCTCCACGACCGCGAGCGGGATGCCTTTCAGGCCCAGGTGAACACCCTCGGACGCGGGACGACCCTCTTGGTCGACACCTACGACGTCGCCACTGCCGTCCGCACGGCGGTGGAGGTGGCCGGGCCCGAGCTGGGCGCGGTCCGCATCGACTCCGGTGACCTGCTGCTGGTGGCCCACCGGGTACGGCAGCAACTGGACGAGCTGGGCGCGACCCGCACGAAGATCATCGTGACCTCGGATCTGGACGAGTATGCGATCGCCTCCCTGGCCGCCGCACCCGTCGACGCGTACGGAGTCGGCACCCAGCTGGCGACCGGCTCCGGGCACCCGACCGCCGCCATGGTCTACAAGCTGGTCGCCCGCGCCGGGAGCAGCGACCCCGGGGCCTTGCTGGTGCCCGTCGCGAAGAAGTCCAGCGGCGGCAAGACCTCCGTGGGGGGCCGCAAGTGGGCGGCCCGCCGCCTGGACGCGGACGGGGTGGCCGAGGCCGAGGTCGTAGGCACCGGTGCGGTCCCGGACCGGCTGGCCGGTCGGCAGCTGTTGGTACAGCTGGTCAAGGGCGGTGAGGTGGTCGCCCGGGAGCCGCTGGACGTGCCGCGGAACCGTCACATCGCCGCCCGCGCGAATCTACCCCTGTCCGCTACCCAGCTGTCCCGGGGGGAACCCGTTATTCCGACGGAGTACCTGCACGACGGCTCGGGTAGCTAG
- a CDS encoding nicotinamidase, translated as MRRALIVVDVQNDFCEGGSLPVAGGADVAAAITELIGQAAGTGYRHVVATRDHHIAPGGHFADNPDYVRSWPAHCVAGTEGVGFHPNFAPAVASGAVDAVFDKGAHSAAYSGFEGTDENGVPLAEWLRARHVDEVDVVGIATDHCVRATALDAVREGFSTQVLLDLTAGVAAETTERALEELREAGVALTGKPVVSG; from the coding sequence ATGCGCCGCGCCTTGATCGTCGTAGACGTGCAGAACGACTTCTGCGAGGGAGGCAGCCTCCCGGTGGCCGGCGGCGCGGACGTGGCCGCCGCCATCACCGAGCTGATCGGCCAGGCGGCGGGTACCGGCTACCGCCACGTAGTGGCCACCCGTGACCACCACATCGCCCCCGGCGGCCACTTCGCGGACAACCCCGACTACGTCCGCTCCTGGCCCGCGCACTGCGTCGCGGGCACGGAGGGCGTGGGCTTCCACCCGAACTTCGCCCCGGCCGTCGCCTCCGGGGCGGTGGACGCGGTGTTCGACAAAGGGGCTCACTCGGCGGCCTACAGCGGCTTCGAGGGCACCGACGAGAACGGCGTCCCGCTGGCCGAATGGCTCCGCGCCCGCCATGTCGACGAAGTCGACGTGGTCGGCATCGCCACCGACCACTGCGTGCGGGCGACCGCGCTGGACGCGGTACGGGAGGGCTTCAGCACCCAGGTGCTCCTGGACCTGACCGCAGGAGTCGCCGCCGAGACGACCGAGCGGGCACTGGAGGAGCTGAGGGAGGCGGGCGTGGCACTGACCGGCAAGCCCGTGGTCAGCGGCTAG
- a CDS encoding immune inhibitor A domain-containing protein yields MTSRSWTFRAATIGVTIAAASATFATFAVAEASTMAGQAVVNRHDPAPVKQQKHDLDGPLSKTREAQRQEALNQLISGKAKAQERHGSKVVKLKSRRGRSKYVELSREKTDKIFTILVEFGDKSDPRYGGTAGPLHNTIPAPDRRKDNSTAWQKDYDQKHYQDLYFGTGRRTESLKKYYEKQSSGRYSVDGEVSDWVKVPYNEARYGNNACGQTNCTSVWNVVRDGLNAWVAQQKAAGRTDADIKKDLAKYDQWDRYDYDGDGNFNEPDGYIDHFQIVHAGEDESAGGGAQGKDAIWAHRWYAFGTDAGATGPEDNKLGGTQVGDTGIWVGDYTIQPENGGLGVFAHEYGHDLGLPDEYDTDGGDNSTGFWTLMSSGSWLGTGRKSIGDLPGDMNAWDKLQLGWLNYDTAKAGKQSTHKLGVAEYNTWDKQALLVTLPDKAVTTTIVKPAQGSTQWWSGSGNDLKNTLTRSVDLTGKSSATLDLDGWWAIEDGYDYLYTEVSADGGANWTALDGTADGQAIPRDGSGKPALSGFSQTHKQLSYSLDAYAGKKIDLRFRYATDGGVAESGFTADEIAVTADGAPVFSDDAESADTAWTAAGFSRIGESFTKDYKQYYIAENRQYVSYDKTLRTGPYNFGSASRPDWVEHYPYQNGLLIWKWDTSQADNNTNVNDHPGTGLILPVDSHPKALKWSDGTLMRNRIQAYDSPFSRYRTQGMRLHKADSVTRIKGSRGVRVFNDHTHTYYDPSNPAAGVKVTDTNTKIAIVKEARNGSTMLIKVGPAVK; encoded by the coding sequence GTGACCAGCAGATCCTGGACGTTCAGAGCGGCCACGATCGGTGTGACGATCGCGGCGGCTTCCGCCACGTTCGCCACCTTCGCCGTGGCAGAGGCGAGCACCATGGCCGGGCAGGCCGTCGTGAACCGACACGACCCGGCCCCGGTGAAGCAGCAGAAGCACGACCTCGACGGCCCGCTGAGCAAGACACGGGAAGCCCAGCGTCAGGAAGCCCTGAACCAGCTCATCTCAGGCAAGGCCAAGGCGCAGGAGCGCCACGGCTCCAAGGTCGTCAAGCTCAAGAGCCGCAGGGGCCGGAGCAAGTACGTCGAGCTGAGCCGTGAGAAGACCGACAAGATCTTCACCATCCTGGTGGAGTTCGGCGACAAGTCCGATCCCCGGTACGGCGGTACCGCGGGCCCGCTGCACAACACGATCCCGGCGCCGGACCGTCGAAAGGACAACTCGACGGCTTGGCAGAAGGACTACGACCAGAAGCACTACCAGGACCTCTACTTCGGCACCGGCAGGAGGACCGAGTCGCTGAAGAAGTACTACGAGAAGCAGTCCTCGGGCCGCTACTCGGTCGACGGAGAGGTCTCCGACTGGGTCAAGGTTCCCTACAACGAGGCCCGCTACGGCAACAACGCCTGCGGCCAGACCAACTGCACGAGTGTGTGGAACGTCGTCCGTGACGGCCTGAACGCCTGGGTCGCCCAGCAGAAGGCGGCGGGGCGTACCGACGCGGACATCAAGAAGGACCTTGCCAAGTACGACCAGTGGGACCGCTACGACTACGACGGCGACGGCAACTTCAACGAGCCCGACGGTTACATCGACCACTTCCAGATCGTGCACGCCGGTGAGGACGAGTCCGCGGGCGGCGGTGCCCAGGGCAAGGACGCGATCTGGGCCCACCGCTGGTACGCCTTCGGTACCGACGCCGGTGCCACCGGCCCCGAGGACAACAAGCTCGGCGGCACGCAGGTCGGCGACACCGGCATCTGGGTCGGCGACTACACCATCCAGCCGGAGAACGGCGGTCTCGGTGTCTTCGCCCACGAGTACGGTCACGACCTCGGCCTGCCGGACGAGTACGACACCGACGGCGGCGACAACTCCACGGGTTTCTGGACCCTGATGTCCTCCGGCTCCTGGCTCGGCACCGGTCGCAAGTCCATCGGTGACCTGCCCGGGGACATGAACGCCTGGGACAAGCTGCAGCTGGGCTGGCTCAACTACGACACGGCCAAGGCCGGCAAGCAGTCCACGCACAAGCTGGGTGTCGCCGAGTACAACACCTGGGACAAGCAGGCCCTCTTGGTCACCCTGCCGGACAAGGCGGTCACCACCACGATCGTGAAGCCGGCACAGGGCTCGACCCAGTGGTGGAGCGGCAGCGGCAACGATCTGAAGAACACGTTGACCAGGTCCGTGGACCTGACCGGCAAATCGTCGGCGACCCTCGACCTGGACGGCTGGTGGGCCATCGAGGACGGCTACGACTACCTGTACACCGAGGTGTCCGCCGACGGCGGCGCCAACTGGACCGCCCTGGACGGCACGGCCGACGGTCAGGCCATCCCGCGTGACGGCAGCGGCAAGCCGGCGCTGTCCGGCTTCTCGCAGACGCACAAGCAACTGTCGTACTCCCTCGACGCCTACGCGGGTAAGAAGATCGACCTGCGCTTCCGCTACGCCACCGACGGCGGGGTCGCGGAGAGCGGCTTCACGGCCGACGAGATCGCCGTGACCGCCGACGGCGCACCGGTCTTCTCGGACGACGCCGAGTCGGCCGACACCGCCTGGACGGCTGCTGGTTTCTCCCGCATCGGTGAGTCCTTCACCAAGGACTACAAGCAGTACTACATCGCCGAGAACCGGCAGTACGTGTCCTACGACAAGACCCTCAGGACGGGCCCGTACAACTTCGGCTCCGCGTCGCGTCCGGACTGGGTGGAGCACTACCCGTACCAGAACGGTCTGCTGATCTGGAAGTGGGACACCTCCCAGGCGGACAACAACACCAATGTCAACGACCACCCGGGCACCGGGCTGATCCTGCCGGTCGACTCGCATCCGAAGGCGCTCAAGTGGTCGGACGGCACGCTGATGCGCAACCGCATCCAGGCCTACGACTCCCCGTTCAGCCGCTACCGCACGCAGGGCATGAGGCTGCACAAGGCCGACTCCGTGACCAGGATCAAGGGCTCCAGGGGCGTCCGGGTCTTCAACGACCACACGCACACCTACTACGACCCGTCGAACCCGGCGGCCGGCGTGAAAGTCACTGACACCAACACCAAGATCGCCATCGTCAAGGAGGCCAGGAACGGCTCCACGATGCTGATCAAGGTCGGCCCCGCGGTGAAGTAG
- a CDS encoding RDD family protein, whose product MSSEPPSGTGPQPPEDDPLRKRPPSDQGAGSPYDTPYGGAQQPPPPGGGQPPPPPEGWPPPPGGQPPPPGGQQPPPYGGGPYGGSPYGGGAGGYPSDPLAGMAPLADSGKRTLARIVDMVLVGIVVWLLTWAFGVREYNVNGNSVEVGRSVAQSFIAAVLYTAYDTYMISKTGQTLGKKWLNMRVANLDDGATPSVQTSLIRALVLWVPFAFCCACIWTAIAGGWSFFDKPYKQGLHDKAAKTVVVSTR is encoded by the coding sequence ATGAGCAGCGAACCGCCTTCCGGCACCGGACCGCAGCCCCCCGAAGACGACCCGCTGAGGAAGCGGCCCCCGTCGGACCAGGGGGCGGGATCGCCGTACGACACCCCGTACGGTGGCGCCCAGCAGCCCCCGCCGCCCGGCGGCGGCCAGCCCCCGCCCCCGCCCGAGGGCTGGCCTCCTCCGCCCGGCGGTCAACCTCCTCCGCCCGGCGGCCAGCAACCTCCTCCCTACGGGGGCGGTCCGTACGGCGGCAGCCCCTATGGAGGCGGTGCCGGCGGATACCCCAGTGACCCCCTGGCGGGGATGGCCCCGCTCGCCGACAGCGGCAAGCGGACGCTCGCACGGATCGTCGACATGGTCCTCGTCGGTATTGTCGTCTGGCTGCTCACCTGGGCGTTCGGCGTGCGTGAGTACAACGTCAACGGCAACAGCGTCGAGGTCGGCAGATCCGTCGCACAGTCCTTCATCGCGGCTGTCCTCTATACCGCCTACGACACCTACATGATCAGCAAGACCGGCCAGACCCTCGGCAAGAAGTGGCTCAACATGCGGGTGGCCAACCTGGACGATGGCGCCACCCCTTCGGTGCAGACCTCGCTGATCCGCGCCCTGGTGCTCTGGGTGCCGTTCGCCTTCTGTTGCGCCTGTATCTGGACGGCCATCGCAGGTGGTTGGAGCTTCTTCGACAAGCCGTACAAACAGGGCCTGCACGACAAGGCGGCCAAGACGGTGGTGGTCAGCACCCGTTGA